The following proteins are encoded in a genomic region of Microcoleus sp. FACHB-68:
- a CDS encoding ATP-binding cassette domain-containing protein, with the protein MTGNTEQSTIISKYPYLQLNNQGHLIKLELKQDRHILGRAPEQADLLLPPDWRVISACHAVLRKAGDDYCIYDGDTQNPSTNGLFLDRTRITPSEGHHLKDGTEIRIGQDPRNQILLTYFNPFSRQPLTPPREQFVVLKNRSVLLGRDPSATLQLDAPTVSRRHATIEPAAQGGYQLQDYSANGVFVNGQKVTNSAHLAEGATVRIGPFTLVLRGDRLEVLDQGNQIRLDAEGLAIQNRLDNISLAIEPGQFVALVGGSGAGKSTLMRTLLGIEQTTAGKVYLNGDDLRTNFNIYRTQIGYVPQDDIIHRELTVAEVLTYAAQLRLPPDLDVTTVVEKTLADIEMSHRRSALVSDLSGGQRKRVSIGVELLADPKLFFLDEPTSGLDPGLDKKMMLLLRKLADQGRTIVLVTHATANIKLCDRVVFLGRGGHLCFFGPPKEAFDFFEVKTEDFADIYNKLEENDKAPLAFASRFGQSPYYKQYVENHLSRPAGQPQQPAGVVAKQVNPSPFKQLSLLAQRYFKLTGRDPVNLSLALLTAPIGISLITLAIRDKNPLILGDEPDPTLAPLALRVLFVFTCAAIWVGLSTSLQEIVKESAIYLRERLVNLGLFPYLGSKVLILGGLALLQTLLMVGVILIGFKSPQPDLISWPVGLGITTFLTLLTSMSLGLMVSAIVKNGSQANSALPLLLLPQIIFSGVLFKMEGLASKLSWLMLSRWSVGAYGALVNVNGMVPEPTKLPDGSTIPQPFEPSAVYDPTWENLGLNWGLLCLHTAVYLGVTWWMQKRKDIF; encoded by the coding sequence ATGACCGGCAACACAGAACAGTCAACCATTATTAGCAAGTATCCATACTTACAGCTCAACAATCAGGGGCATCTAATCAAACTGGAACTGAAGCAAGACCGGCATATTTTGGGACGTGCGCCAGAACAGGCGGATCTGTTGCTTCCGCCAGATTGGCGAGTGATTTCTGCTTGTCACGCCGTACTTCGCAAAGCCGGTGATGACTATTGTATTTATGACGGCGACACTCAAAATCCCAGTACGAACGGATTGTTTCTTGATCGCACGCGCATCACCCCGTCAGAAGGGCATCATCTGAAGGATGGCACTGAGATTCGCATCGGTCAAGATCCGCGCAACCAAATTTTGCTGACTTATTTTAATCCCTTCAGCCGGCAGCCTCTCACACCACCGCGAGAGCAATTTGTGGTGCTGAAAAATCGCTCTGTTTTGCTCGGTCGCGATCCAAGTGCGACATTGCAGCTAGACGCCCCGACTGTATCGCGCCGGCACGCCACGATTGAACCCGCCGCTCAGGGAGGCTACCAGCTGCAAGACTATAGCGCCAACGGCGTGTTTGTAAACGGGCAAAAGGTAACGAATTCAGCGCATCTAGCAGAAGGCGCAACGGTTCGGATCGGGCCGTTTACCCTCGTTTTGCGGGGTGATCGGCTGGAGGTACTGGATCAAGGCAATCAAATCCGTTTGGATGCTGAAGGTTTGGCGATTCAAAACCGGCTGGATAACATCTCCTTGGCGATTGAACCCGGTCAATTTGTGGCTTTAGTTGGGGGGAGTGGTGCCGGTAAATCAACCTTGATGCGAACGCTACTGGGAATTGAGCAGACGACTGCCGGCAAGGTGTATTTAAACGGAGATGATCTGCGAACCAACTTCAACATCTACCGCACGCAAATTGGCTATGTGCCGCAAGACGACATCATTCACCGGGAATTGACGGTGGCAGAGGTGCTGACTTACGCCGCACAGTTGCGACTGCCGCCGGATCTCGATGTCACAACGGTTGTGGAAAAGACGTTAGCAGATATTGAAATGTCCCATCGCCGCAGCGCTTTAGTAAGCGATCTCAGCGGCGGTCAGCGCAAACGGGTGAGTATTGGGGTGGAATTGCTAGCCGATCCAAAGCTTTTCTTCTTAGATGAACCGACTTCGGGACTCGATCCGGGGTTGGATAAAAAGATGATGTTGCTGTTACGAAAACTGGCAGATCAGGGACGCACAATTGTGCTTGTGACTCATGCAACTGCGAATATTAAACTCTGTGATCGCGTGGTTTTTCTGGGTCGCGGCGGGCACCTCTGCTTTTTTGGCCCTCCGAAAGAAGCCTTTGACTTTTTTGAGGTCAAAACTGAGGATTTTGCGGATATTTACAACAAGTTAGAAGAAAACGACAAAGCACCGCTAGCGTTTGCGAGCCGGTTCGGTCAATCGCCTTATTATAAGCAGTATGTAGAGAATCACCTTAGCCGGCCTGCCGGTCAGCCGCAACAGCCTGCCGGTGTGGTTGCCAAACAGGTGAATCCTTCCCCATTCAAGCAGTTATCGCTCCTCGCTCAACGCTATTTTAAGTTAACTGGACGAGATCCTGTGAATTTAAGTTTAGCGCTTTTAACTGCTCCAATTGGCATTAGTTTAATAACCCTAGCGATTCGAGATAAAAATCCTTTAATTCTGGGAGATGAACCCGATCCGACTTTAGCGCCTTTAGCGTTACGAGTGTTATTTGTCTTTACCTGTGCCGCCATTTGGGTGGGACTTTCGACTTCTCTACAAGAGATTGTTAAAGAATCGGCAATTTATTTGCGGGAACGGCTGGTAAATTTAGGGTTGTTTCCTTATTTGGGTTCTAAAGTCTTAATTTTAGGCGGCTTAGCACTGCTGCAAACACTGTTAATGGTCGGGGTAATTCTAATTGGGTTTAAATCTCCCCAACCCGATTTAATTTCGTGGCCGGTGGGTTTAGGAATCACAACGTTCCTGACTTTATTAACGAGTATGAGTCTGGGATTAATGGTTTCAGCTATCGTTAAAAATGGCAGTCAAGCGAATAGTGCTTTACCGCTGTTATTACTGCCTCAGATTATTTTTTCTGGGGTTTTGTTTAAGATGGAAGGTTTGGCCAGTAAGCTTTCTTGGCTGATGTTAAGCCGGTGGTCTGTGGGCGCTTATGGGGCGTTAGTGAATGTGAATGGGATGGTTCCTGAACCGACTAAATTGCCCGATGGCAGTACAATTCCGCAGCCATTTGAGCCAAGTGCTGTTTACGATCCAACGTGGGAAAATTTAGGTTTAAATTGGGGTTTGCTGTGTTTGCATACAGCGGTTTACTTAGGGGTAACGTGGTGGATGCAAAAGCGTAAGGATATTTTTTAA
- a CDS encoding exonuclease: MMQQSTERKIWSDKPLTRYEAKPLRENGIGYLADSRGNRLPSYNFILEATKTPTDKARLSRWRQQVGLATASQIISTAIQRGKLGHRHLECYFQNENIPCPELIKPHWEHLLPLLQQINEVKLVEGNVFHYYEGYAGRVDCVANFYDIPCVIDFKFADRIKPLYDEPLQLAAYCGALNRQYGLMLKHAFLVVVTPDEAEVTLFEGKELTKYWCRWQQKVAQFWRKRQLMAS, translated from the coding sequence ATGATGCAACAATCTACTGAACGAAAAATTTGGTCTGATAAACCCTTAACCCGCTACGAAGCAAAACCCCTACGGGAAAATGGCATCGGATATCTTGCCGATAGCCGTGGCAACCGGCTCCCAAGTTATAACTTTATCCTAGAAGCAACCAAAACACCGACAGACAAAGCCCGACTCTCGCGTTGGCGGCAGCAAGTCGGATTGGCAACAGCTAGCCAAATTATTAGCACGGCGATTCAACGCGGAAAACTTGGACACCGGCATCTTGAATGCTACTTTCAGAATGAAAATATACCCTGCCCTGAACTTATTAAACCCCACTGGGAGCATTTGCTGCCATTACTGCAACAAATCAATGAGGTTAAACTCGTTGAGGGCAATGTTTTCCACTACTACGAAGGATATGCCGGCAGAGTTGATTGTGTTGCCAATTTTTATGATATTCCCTGTGTAATTGACTTCAAATTTGCTGATAGAATTAAGCCTCTTTACGATGAACCCTTGCAGCTAGCCGCTTATTGTGGTGCATTAAACCGGCAGTATGGTTTAATGCTCAAACACGCTTTCTTAGTTGTCGTGACTCCGGATGAGGCTGAAGTAACCTTATTCGAGGGTAAAGAGCTGACTAAATATTGGTGCCGGTGGCAGCAAAAAGTTGCCCAATTCTGGCGAAAAAGGCAATTAATGGCTTCGTAA
- a CDS encoding serine/threonine-protein kinase, giving the protein MIAPALLNNRYQILQTVGSGGFGETFLAEDTQMPSARRCAIKQLKPVTNNPQINQIVQERFQREAAILEELGDSNPQIPRLYAYFSEAAQFYLVQEWVEGETLTKKLKTAGLLSESSVRALLANILPVLDYVHTKRIVHRDIKPDNIIWRQRDGLPVLIDFGAVKETMNTELSSQENSSRSIAIGTPGFMPGEQAAGKPVYSSDLYALGLTAIYLLTGRLPQQLDSDAHTGEILWHRHALNVTPALVTVLDKAIQSHPQQRYPTAREMLNALHYSATVAATMVTLPPTPPQATIPSPAPPQTVQPATHVAQTGGRLKNVLVAGLLVGASVITGVFLAKSQQPAVVVQPAASPSPAPKSEEAIESTPVTPAPVASADPTPVTPAPVPSPDPPMMPAAAAINTAPVPSPEITPANPAPVASPNPPVMPAPSVTPIATPPVPAVPTAKELDNIADRIFSERYPELAGRKIQPNETYLAQEWAQIRQCAAVVDYIFYQRHPELGGRKILPTETDLQQQWLNIREGVNGC; this is encoded by the coding sequence ATGATCGCACCGGCACTGTTAAACAATCGCTACCAAATCCTGCAAACAGTAGGAAGCGGCGGGTTTGGCGAAACCTTTCTAGCAGAAGATACCCAAATGCCATCAGCACGTCGGTGTGCGATTAAACAACTCAAGCCGGTGACGAATAACCCCCAAATCAACCAAATTGTTCAAGAGCGTTTCCAGCGAGAAGCCGCAATTTTAGAAGAATTGGGTGATAGCAACCCTCAGATTCCCCGGTTATATGCTTACTTTTCAGAAGCCGCTCAATTTTACTTGGTGCAAGAGTGGGTTGAGGGCGAAACCCTGACAAAAAAGCTAAAAACCGCTGGATTACTCAGCGAAAGTTCGGTGAGGGCGCTTCTCGCTAATATTCTGCCCGTGCTCGATTATGTTCACACTAAAAGAATTGTTCATCGGGATATCAAGCCAGATAATATTATTTGGCGACAGCGGGATGGCTTGCCGGTGCTGATTGATTTCGGCGCGGTGAAGGAAACGATGAATACAGAGTTGAGTTCTCAAGAAAACTCTAGCCGCTCGATTGCGATTGGAACGCCCGGTTTCATGCCAGGAGAGCAAGCAGCCGGTAAGCCGGTGTATTCTAGTGATTTGTACGCATTAGGCTTAACGGCGATTTATTTGCTCACCGGCAGACTTCCGCAACAATTGGATTCAGACGCGCACACTGGCGAAATTCTGTGGCACCGGCACGCTTTAAATGTAACTCCGGCGCTGGTTACGGTCTTAGATAAGGCGATTCAATCCCATCCCCAGCAGCGCTACCCCACAGCCAGGGAAATGCTCAATGCTTTGCACTATTCCGCAACTGTTGCCGCAACGATGGTGACATTACCGCCAACCCCGCCTCAAGCAACAATTCCTTCCCCAGCACCACCCCAAACAGTCCAGCCGGCTACTCATGTCGCCCAAACAGGAGGTAGATTAAAAAATGTCCTCGTTGCCGGCTTGCTAGTGGGTGCGTCGGTGATAACGGGCGTATTTTTAGCAAAAAGTCAGCAGCCGGCGGTGGTTGTGCAACCGGCAGCATCTCCATCACCGGCACCAAAATCTGAAGAGGCGATAGAATCAACTCCAGTAACTCCCGCGCCGGTTGCCTCTGCAGATCCAACTCCAGTAACTCCCGCGCCGGTTCCCTCTCCAGATCCACCGATGATGCCGGCAGCCGCAGCTATCAATACAGCGCCGGTTCCCTCTCCAGAGATTACGCCAGCCAATCCCGCGCCGGTTGCCTCTCCAAATCCCCCTGTAATGCCGGCACCATCCGTCACCCCCATTGCAACTCCTCCCGTGCCGGCGGTGCCAACTGCCAAAGAATTAGATAATATAGCAGACAGAATTTTTTCCGAAAGATATCCTGAGTTAGCAGGGAGAAAAATCCAGCCAAATGAAACATATTTAGCACAAGAATGGGCGCAAATCAGACAATGTGCGGCGGTCGTTGATTACATTTTTTATCAAAGACATCCTGAGTTAGGAGGGAGAAAAATTCTTCCAACCGAAACTGATTTGCAGCAACAATGGTTGAATATCAGAGAAGGTGTTAATGGCTGTTAA